The Denitrificimonas caeni genome has a segment encoding these proteins:
- the lptE gene encoding LPS assembly lipoprotein LptE produces MLKRSITVLGLAFLMTACGFHLRGTGSTQMALTELNFAARDALSPLSKDVKQSLINNKVAISSSAPFTLYLGLEEDSRRTASFTAGTRSAEYTLTTALNYELRSGNLPALIQDSVAVQRSYAYNQNNVTGSGQEEALLRQEMRRELVMQLMMRLQAITPTQLDSLKSQAERKERAAAEAREAEIRAQQFEEPQQSPILIP; encoded by the coding sequence ATGCTGAAACGCTCTATAACTGTACTGGGTCTGGCTTTTTTAATGACCGCTTGTGGTTTTCACTTACGCGGTACTGGCAGTACACAAATGGCACTCACCGAGCTCAATTTCGCTGCCCGTGATGCGCTTAGCCCGCTGAGTAAAGATGTCAAACAAAGCCTCATCAACAATAAAGTAGCGATCTCTAGCAGCGCGCCTTTCACCTTGTATTTGGGACTTGAAGAAGACAGCAGACGTACCGCAAGTTTCACTGCTGGCACGCGTAGCGCTGAATACACCTTGACCACAGCACTTAACTACGAGCTGCGCTCAGGTAACTTGCCTGCTCTGATACAAGACAGTGTTGCCGTACAACGCTCCTACGCTTACAACCAGAACAACGTAACTGGTTCAGGTCAAGAAGAAGCCCTGCTGCGTCAAGAAATGCGCCGCGAATTGGTGATGCAATTAATGATGCGTTTGCAAGCCATCACCCCAACCCAACTCGACAGCTTAAAAAGCCAAGCTGAACGTAAAGAACGCGCTGCAGCAGAAGCTCGCGAAGCTGAAATACGTGCTCAGCAATTTGAAGAGCCACAGCAATCACCGATTCTGATCCCTTGA
- the holA gene encoding DNA polymerase III subunit delta — MRIYPEKLAGQLKKNLLPIYLVSSDEPLLAQEASDSIRSACRQADYSERQVFHVERGFDWNIIREANASLSLFAEKRLLELRINSGKPGDQGSKVLLEYLERPAEDTVLLINVPRLDASTLRSKWAKALMDSALCGFIQLANVNIEQLPNWINQRLAQQGLSADPEAIDLIVARTEGNLLAAVQEIEKLKLLSNSKHLDLETIQASIADSARYDVFGLVDAALEGDTERSLRILAGLRSEGVEMPIILWAVARDIRQLTTLSQQTSQGTSLDRALSRVWPAARKPLFARALKRLSGAQWQRLLKDAQLIDEQSKGQTIGDAWTSMASLLLQMSGSRLAIFQQQ, encoded by the coding sequence ATGCGTATTTATCCTGAAAAGCTTGCTGGTCAGCTGAAAAAAAACCTGCTCCCCATTTACTTGGTGAGCAGCGACGAGCCATTACTGGCCCAAGAAGCCAGCGATAGCATTCGCAGTGCGTGCCGCCAAGCAGATTACAGCGAGCGCCAAGTGTTTCATGTGGAGCGTGGCTTTGACTGGAATATTATCCGCGAAGCCAATGCCAGCTTGTCATTGTTTGCTGAAAAACGCTTACTGGAACTGCGGATTAATTCGGGCAAACCCGGTGATCAAGGCAGTAAAGTTTTGCTGGAGTACCTCGAGCGTCCCGCCGAGGACACTGTACTACTGATCAATGTGCCACGCCTTGATGCCAGCACGTTGCGCAGCAAGTGGGCCAAAGCCTTAATGGACAGCGCCCTCTGCGGTTTTATTCAGCTAGCCAATGTCAATATAGAGCAGTTACCCAACTGGATTAATCAGCGCCTAGCCCAGCAAGGTTTAAGCGCGGACCCAGAGGCTATTGATCTAATTGTGGCCCGCACAGAAGGCAACTTATTGGCTGCTGTGCAAGAAATCGAAAAGCTCAAACTGCTGAGTAACAGTAAGCATCTGGACCTAGAAACCATCCAAGCCAGTATTGCCGATAGCGCCCGCTATGATGTATTTGGCTTAGTCGATGCTGCGCTGGAAGGTGATACCGAGCGCAGCCTGCGTATTTTAGCTGGCTTGCGCAGTGAAGGCGTGGAAATGCCGATTATTCTTTGGGCGGTAGCCCGTGATATTCGCCAGCTTACTACCCTGTCGCAGCAAACCAGCCAAGGCACTAGCCTTGATCGTGCCTTATCGCGCGTTTGGCCAGCGGCGCGCAAACCGCTTTTCGCACGAGCTTTGAAGCGTCTTTCTGGCGCACAGTGGCAGCGGCTCCTTAAAGACGCCCAGTTAATTGACGAGCAGAGTAAAGGGCAAACCATTGGTGATGCTTGGACCAGTATGGCTTCGTTACTGCTGCAGATGTCCGGCTCACGCCTCGCTATTTTTCAACAGCAATAA
- the rsmA gene encoding 16S rRNA (adenine(1518)-N(6)/adenine(1519)-N(6))-dimethyltransferase RsmA — MSQIYQHRARKRFGQNFLHDTGVIDRIIRAISPRAEQHLLEIGPGQGALTESLVNSGAKLDVIEIDLDLVSILKVKFALAPNFTLHEGDALKFDFARLDPAPASLRVVGNLPYNISTPLIFHLLDNAHLVHDMHFMLQKEVVERMAAKPGGGDWGRLSIMVQYHCRVEHLFNVGPGSFSPPPKVDSAIVRLTPHTELPHQAQDARALDRIVREAFNQRRKTLRNTLKNVLPAEAIAAAGVDGSLRPEQLDIAAFVRLADQFTALQAAESP; from the coding sequence ATGTCCCAGATCTATCAACACCGCGCCCGTAAGCGTTTTGGTCAAAACTTCTTGCACGATACTGGCGTGATTGATCGCATTATTCGCGCTATTTCGCCTCGCGCAGAGCAACACCTACTAGAAATTGGCCCAGGCCAAGGTGCCCTGACTGAAAGCTTAGTCAACAGCGGTGCCAAGCTCGATGTCATTGAAATTGACCTCGACTTAGTTTCCATTCTCAAAGTAAAGTTTGCCCTTGCGCCGAACTTCACTTTGCACGAGGGCGATGCACTTAAGTTTGATTTTGCCCGCCTTGATCCTGCGCCAGCCAGCCTGCGCGTAGTGGGTAACCTACCCTACAATATTTCCACTCCACTTATTTTTCACCTGCTGGACAATGCCCACTTAGTCCACGACATGCACTTTATGCTGCAAAAAGAAGTGGTTGAACGCATGGCGGCCAAACCCGGCGGCGGTGACTGGGGACGCTTATCCATTATGGTGCAGTACCATTGCCGAGTGGAGCATTTATTTAATGTGGGCCCAGGCTCATTTAGCCCGCCACCTAAAGTGGATTCAGCCATTGTGCGCCTCACCCCGCACACTGAGCTCCCCCACCAAGCCCAAGATGCCCGCGCACTGGATCGTATTGTCCGCGAAGCCTTTAATCAGCGTCGTAAAACCCTGCGCAACACCTTGAAAAATGTCTTACCTGCCGAGGCCATCGCCGCGGCTGGAGTAGATGGCAGCTTACGACCTGAACAACTAGATATTGCTGCTTTTGTGCGTTTAGCTGATCAATTCACCGCGCTACAAGCAGCAGAGTCACCTTGA
- the apaG gene encoding Co2+/Mg2+ efflux protein ApaG, which yields MNYLSNTISISVNTRYLAEHSHPEDNRYVFAYDITIRNNGEHSAQLLSRHWIITDGNGKTQEVRGSGVVGEQPVIDADDEFSYSSGTLMTTAVGSMQGSFTMRAEDGEEFEAPIAPFGLAVPGALH from the coding sequence ATGAATTATCTGAGCAATACAATCAGTATCAGTGTGAATACGCGCTACTTAGCCGAACACTCACACCCTGAAGATAACCGCTATGTGTTTGCCTATGACATCACCATCCGTAACAACGGTGAGCACTCAGCACAACTATTAAGCCGCCACTGGATCATTACCGATGGCAACGGCAAAACCCAAGAAGTCCGCGGCTCTGGCGTGGTTGGCGAGCAGCCTGTGATCGATGCTGACGATGAATTCAGCTACAGCAGCGGTACTCTGATGACCACTGCGGTGGGCAGCATGCAGGGCAGTTTCACCATGCGCGCTGAAGACGGCGAAGAGTTTGAAGCACCCATTGCCCCCTTTGGTTTAGCCGTACCAGGAGCTTTACATTAA
- a CDS encoding symmetrical bis(5'-nucleosyl)-tetraphosphatase → MATYAVGDVQGCLAPLKCLLDRVNFDPSQDQLWLVGDLVNRGPQSLETLRFLYAMRDSVISVLGNHDLHLLAIANHTARLKKKDTLREVLNAPDCADLLFWLRQLPLMHHDAERNISMVHAGIAPQWSIAEALARAAEVHKVLRDDSLYQTYLDGMYGDQPNMWHDGLTGIERLRLITNYFTRMRFCSPDGQLELKAKEGIDSAPKGFAPWFSHPQRVSRHDTVLFGHWAALEGRCPAPNTIALDTGCVWGGQMSLYNIDSQHFERCSCAPAQ, encoded by the coding sequence ATGGCGACATACGCTGTTGGCGATGTACAAGGCTGTTTAGCACCACTCAAATGCTTACTCGATAGAGTTAATTTTGACCCCAGCCAAGACCAACTATGGCTGGTTGGCGACTTAGTCAACCGCGGTCCGCAATCCTTAGAAACATTGCGTTTTCTGTATGCCATGCGCGACTCTGTGATCAGCGTACTGGGCAATCATGACCTGCACTTGCTGGCCATCGCGAACCATACTGCACGGCTCAAAAAGAAAGACACTTTACGTGAGGTGCTGAATGCGCCGGACTGTGCTGACCTGCTGTTCTGGTTACGCCAGTTACCACTGATGCACCATGATGCCGAACGTAATATCAGCATGGTCCATGCCGGAATTGCCCCACAGTGGAGCATTGCCGAGGCCCTCGCCCGCGCCGCAGAAGTGCACAAGGTATTACGCGATGACAGCCTTTATCAGACCTATTTAGACGGTATGTACGGCGATCAGCCAAATATGTGGCACGACGGGCTAACAGGCATCGAGCGTTTGCGACTGATCACCAATTACTTCACCCGCATGCGTTTTTGCAGCCCAGATGGCCAATTAGAACTTAAAGCCAAAGAAGGCATAGACTCAGCACCTAAAGGCTTTGCGCCTTGGTTCAGTCACCCACAGCGCGTATCCCGCCATGACACTGTTTTATTTGGTCATTGGGCAGCACTGGAAGGCCGTTGCCCAGCCCCTAACACCATTGCCCTTGATACTGGCTGTGTCTGGGGTGGGCAAATGTCGCTGTACAATATTGACAGCCAACACTTCGAGCGCTGCAGCTGCGCGCCAGCTCAGTAA
- the glpE gene encoding thiosulfate sulfurtransferase GlpE codes for MHAFQRINVQQAQQLCADGAVMVDIRDPESFANGHPSAAIHLDNQSLAEFIAHADLDAPTIVICYHGHSSQSAAAYLHGQDFSDLYSMDGGFEEWARVFPALVERSAE; via the coding sequence ATGCACGCTTTTCAACGAATCAATGTTCAACAAGCCCAGCAGCTCTGTGCCGATGGCGCCGTGATGGTCGATATACGCGACCCAGAAAGCTTTGCCAACGGTCACCCCAGCGCAGCTATTCATCTTGACAACCAATCTCTGGCGGAGTTTATTGCCCATGCCGACTTGGATGCCCCTACCATTGTGATCTGCTATCACGGCCATTCCAGCCAAAGCGCAGCAGCCTACTTACATGGCCAAGACTTTAGCGATTTGTACAGTATGGATGGTGGTTTTGAAGAGTGGGCGCGGGTTTTTCCAGCATTGGTCGAGCGCAGCGCTGAGTGA
- a CDS encoding alkene reductase, which produces MNTDSLFEPLQLGRHTLNNRVVLPPLTRSRSTQPGNIANELMATYYQQRAGAGLMITEGTQIEPRGQGYAWTPGIYSPEQIAGWRKVTDAVHAQGNIIFAQLWHVGRVSHTSLQPDGAAPVAPSAIAANNVKVFIETGPGSGILAEPSIPRALTTAEVKELVQLYAQAARNALSAGFDGVELHCANGYLVNQFISEHSNQRDDEYGGSLHNRLRFLREIVAAVAEVVGADRLGVRFAPLFASTEEDRVYMGLVETDPRNTYIEAIKVLEEAGIAYLSIAEADWDNAPELSDDFRREVRQIFSGRIIYAGRYTVERGVKTLAAGLGDLIAFGRPFIANPDLPQRIVNGWPLNPVDPATMYGGTAEGYTDYPVYQAE; this is translated from the coding sequence ATGAATACAGATAGCTTATTTGAGCCGCTGCAACTTGGCCGCCACACTTTGAACAACCGCGTGGTGTTACCGCCTTTGACCCGTTCACGCAGCACCCAGCCGGGTAATATTGCAAATGAGCTGATGGCCACCTATTACCAGCAGCGGGCCGGTGCTGGGCTAATGATTACTGAGGGCACGCAAATTGAGCCGCGCGGCCAAGGTTATGCTTGGACACCGGGGATTTACAGCCCAGAACAGATTGCAGGCTGGCGTAAAGTAACCGACGCTGTGCATGCACAAGGTAATATTATTTTTGCCCAACTGTGGCATGTGGGGCGTGTGTCACATACCTCCTTGCAGCCCGACGGTGCTGCGCCTGTGGCACCTTCAGCAATTGCTGCTAATAATGTCAAAGTGTTTATTGAAACCGGACCCGGTAGCGGTATTCTCGCCGAGCCGTCAATACCGCGGGCATTAACCACAGCAGAGGTTAAAGAGTTGGTGCAGCTTTATGCGCAAGCCGCGCGTAATGCGTTAAGTGCCGGTTTTGACGGTGTTGAGCTGCATTGCGCCAATGGTTACTTGGTCAATCAGTTTATTTCTGAGCACAGCAACCAGCGTGACGATGAGTACGGTGGTTCGCTGCACAATCGTCTGCGTTTCTTGCGTGAAATCGTTGCCGCTGTTGCTGAGGTGGTGGGCGCAGACCGTTTAGGCGTACGCTTTGCTCCGTTGTTTGCCAGTACCGAAGAAGACCGTGTGTATATGGGGCTGGTAGAAACAGATCCACGCAACACTTATATAGAGGCCATTAAGGTGTTGGAAGAGGCGGGTATTGCCTACTTATCCATTGCTGAAGCTGATTGGGATAATGCGCCAGAGTTGTCGGATGACTTTCGTCGAGAAGTAAGACAGATCTTCAGTGGTCGCATTATTTATGCCGGACGTTATACCGTCGAGCGCGGTGTAAAAACCTTGGCTGCAGGGCTTGGTGATCTGATTGCCTTTGGTCGGCCATTTATTGCCAATCCAGACTTACCGCAGCGCATTGTCAATGGCTGGCCGCTCAATCCAGTTGATCCGGCGACCATGTATGGCGGTACGGCGGAGGGTTATACCGATTACCCTGTCTATCAAGCAGAGTAG
- a CDS encoding TetR/AcrR family transcriptional regulator, producing the protein MKQNYADTRQQLLDTGHRMMVVKGFTGVGLNEILQVAGVPKGSFYHYFKSKEQYGQSLLEEYFENYLADMEQRFTAAQMSAREQLMGYWQNWLNNYCEPGDAQTCLAVKLSAEVADLSEAMRITLRDGTDQVIARLIRCLEQGQQDGSLPPQINAQQTATALYQLWLGASLLSKLHRNNQPLVSAMLTTEAMLAGT; encoded by the coding sequence ATGAAACAAAATTACGCTGATACACGCCAGCAGTTACTTGATACGGGCCATCGAATGATGGTGGTAAAAGGTTTCACTGGTGTTGGTCTAAATGAGATTTTGCAGGTTGCTGGTGTACCTAAGGGTTCGTTTTACCATTACTTTAAATCTAAAGAGCAGTATGGGCAGTCCTTGCTAGAAGAGTATTTTGAAAATTATCTAGCAGATATGGAGCAACGTTTCACCGCAGCACAGATGAGTGCGCGGGAACAGCTTATGGGCTACTGGCAGAACTGGCTAAATAACTATTGTGAGCCGGGTGATGCGCAAACCTGTTTAGCGGTTAAGTTAAGCGCAGAGGTTGCAGACTTGTCGGAAGCAATGCGTATTACCTTGCGCGACGGCACTGATCAAGTTATTGCACGCTTAATCCGCTGCTTAGAGCAAGGGCAGCAGGATGGCTCGCTACCACCACAGATCAATGCCCAGCAAACTGCTACAGCGCTGTATCAGCTTTGGCTGGGGGCGAGCTTATTGAGTAAGCTGCACCGTAATAACCAACCTTTAGTCAGCGCAATGCTGACTACCGAGGCTATGCTGGCTGGTACTTAA
- a CDS encoding glutathione S-transferase family protein yields MIKLHHLNASRSIRILWLLEEIGQPYELIHYQRDAQTHLAPAALKAIHPLGKSPVIELDGKVIAESGAIVELLIKRFAPHLAPDEESAAYGDYLQWLHFSESSAMLPFLLTVFNRYETKAGTTLKFLDSYAAMEFNKVFTYLNAYLDGKTFLVEERLSGADFMLGFVVQGALQMLQCGDKYPHIQRYITHIESLPSYQRALQLEAN; encoded by the coding sequence ATGATCAAACTTCATCACCTCAACGCTTCACGTTCAATCCGTATTCTCTGGTTACTGGAAGAGATTGGGCAGCCATACGAGCTCATTCACTATCAACGCGATGCACAAACACACTTAGCGCCAGCAGCACTTAAGGCCATTCATCCCCTAGGTAAATCCCCTGTGATTGAATTGGATGGCAAGGTCATTGCTGAATCGGGAGCAATTGTTGAGTTATTGATTAAGCGCTTTGCCCCACATTTAGCTCCAGATGAGGAGTCGGCAGCCTACGGCGATTACCTGCAATGGCTGCATTTTTCTGAAAGCTCAGCAATGCTGCCTTTCTTATTAACAGTATTTAACCGTTACGAAACAAAAGCAGGCACCACGTTAAAGTTTCTCGACAGCTACGCCGCCATGGAATTTAACAAGGTTTTCACTTATTTAAATGCGTACTTAGACGGCAAAACATTCCTCGTCGAGGAGCGTCTCAGTGGCGCGGACTTTATGCTGGGTTTTGTTGTACAGGGCGCCCTACAGATGCTGCAATGTGGCGATAAATACCCACACATTCAGCGTTATATTACCCACATTGAAAGCCTCCCAAGCTACCAGCGTGCGCTACAGCTGGAAGCAAACTGA
- the hrpB gene encoding ATP-dependent helicase HrpB has product MLPIDAILPVLKKTLEQHSTALLQAPPGAGKTTRVPLALLDAPWREGRKILMLEPRRLAARSAARYMAQQLGEKAGQSIGYRTKLDSQISASTQIEVVTEGILTRMIQSDPMLEDYAAVLFDEFHERSLHADLGLALVRESQQALRDDLRILVMSATLDSAPIARVLGDVPVISSAGRAFPVEVIYRPMQLRNRQQTDAVVAVIHEALAEQSGSLLVFLPGAAEIRRVENQLRGQVTDDVLITPLYGNLKADEQDRAISPTTAGTRKVVLATAIAETSLTIQGVRVVIDSGQQRRAVFDPNSGMTRLVTTRVSKASAEQRKGRAGRIEPGVCYRLWSAEEQATLAEFTPPEIQEADLVALVLELAQWGARDPAQVAWIDPPPTAHWNQARELLQLLGMLDSAGAITEHGKAARELGIHPRLANMVLLGRTLGLGATAAELAALLDERDLLGANSGADLHERLRVLHGEYRPERLDTARLSSIRQVAKRLLQKSDVPAQLASPTETGRLLALAYPDRIAQRRAEQSTRYQLSNGKGATLRADDSLLRHAWLVAADLDGKTREATIYLAAPVDIADIEHDLAHLIHTSEEALWDDKRGTVVARRVRKLGELVLQEKELAKADPALIQQGLLNAVRNKGLVSLPWTDAATQWCARVKLLAKIFPDDWPDVSETALLNRLEDWLLPFLTGMQRWSDLKKLNLIEALNSLLTYPQQQQLNSLAPTTLAIPTGQNVRLDYTAENGPVLAAKLQALFGWLDTPTVADGKVPVLIHLLSPAQRPLAVTADLGNFWRNVYPEVRKDVRGRYPKHPWPEDPLSAPAQQGVKKRYE; this is encoded by the coding sequence ATGCTGCCCATCGATGCCATCCTGCCAGTACTCAAAAAAACCCTTGAACAGCACAGTACTGCGTTACTGCAAGCACCGCCCGGTGCGGGTAAAACTACGCGTGTGCCCCTGGCCTTACTCGATGCGCCTTGGCGTGAGGGGCGTAAGATTTTGATGCTGGAGCCTCGACGATTAGCCGCGCGCTCAGCGGCTCGCTATATGGCTCAGCAACTCGGCGAGAAAGCTGGGCAAAGCATCGGTTACCGCACCAAACTGGACAGCCAGATTTCTGCCAGCACGCAGATTGAAGTAGTCACTGAAGGCATTTTGACCCGCATGATTCAAAGTGATCCCATGCTGGAGGATTACGCTGCAGTGTTGTTTGACGAATTTCACGAGCGCTCCTTGCATGCCGATTTAGGCTTGGCGTTGGTGCGCGAGTCGCAACAAGCCTTGCGAGACGATCTACGCATCCTGGTGATGTCGGCCACTTTAGATAGCGCACCCATTGCCCGTGTGCTCGGTGATGTGCCAGTGATCAGCAGCGCCGGCCGGGCTTTTCCAGTGGAGGTGATCTATCGCCCAATGCAGCTGAGAAACCGGCAGCAAACGGATGCGGTGGTCGCCGTGATTCATGAGGCGCTGGCTGAGCAAAGCGGTTCGCTGCTGGTCTTTCTGCCCGGCGCGGCGGAGATTCGTCGCGTCGAAAACCAGTTACGCGGACAGGTAACCGATGATGTGCTGATCACACCTTTATACGGCAACCTCAAAGCTGACGAACAAGATCGCGCGATTTCACCCACCACTGCGGGCACGCGTAAAGTGGTGTTGGCTACGGCAATTGCCGAAACCAGCTTAACCATTCAAGGCGTGCGTGTGGTGATTGATAGCGGTCAGCAACGGCGCGCAGTGTTTGATCCCAATAGCGGCATGACGCGACTGGTGACCACGCGGGTATCCAAAGCCTCGGCCGAACAACGCAAAGGCCGCGCTGGACGTATTGAGCCGGGCGTGTGCTATCGACTCTGGAGCGCAGAAGAACAGGCCACGCTGGCAGAATTCACCCCGCCCGAAATCCAAGAGGCGGATTTAGTCGCACTTGTTCTGGAGTTAGCCCAATGGGGCGCTCGCGATCCAGCGCAGGTGGCTTGGATTGATCCACCGCCAACGGCGCACTGGAATCAAGCCCGCGAGCTACTGCAACTGCTCGGCATGCTCGATAGTGCCGGCGCGATTACTGAACATGGCAAAGCCGCACGTGAGTTAGGCATTCATCCACGTTTAGCCAATATGGTGTTGCTCGGGCGCACACTAGGCCTTGGCGCGACGGCCGCAGAGCTGGCCGCCCTGCTGGATGAGCGCGATCTGCTCGGAGCTAATTCGGGCGCCGACCTGCACGAGCGTTTGCGCGTATTGCACGGCGAATACCGACCTGAACGCTTAGATACTGCGCGCTTAAGCAGCATCCGGCAGGTAGCAAAACGTTTGCTGCAAAAAAGTGATGTACCCGCGCAGCTTGCCAGTCCGACAGAAACCGGCCGTTTGTTAGCACTGGCCTACCCCGACCGCATAGCTCAGCGTCGCGCGGAGCAGTCTACCCGTTATCAACTGAGTAATGGTAAAGGCGCGACCTTACGCGCTGATGACAGTTTGCTCCGCCACGCTTGGTTAGTGGCCGCTGATCTGGATGGCAAAACCCGTGAAGCCACCATTTATCTGGCGGCACCGGTGGATATTGCCGATATCGAACATGACTTAGCGCATTTAATTCACACCAGCGAAGAAGCTCTGTGGGATGACAAGCGCGGTACCGTAGTGGCCCGTCGCGTACGCAAATTAGGCGAGCTGGTGCTGCAGGAAAAAGAACTGGCTAAAGCTGATCCTGCGCTGATCCAACAAGGCTTGCTCAATGCCGTGCGCAACAAGGGTCTGGTCAGTCTGCCTTGGACAGATGCAGCGACCCAATGGTGCGCGCGGGTCAAGCTGCTGGCCAAAATTTTTCCTGATGATTGGCCGGATGTTAGCGAAACAGCTTTGCTGAATAGATTAGAAGACTGGCTGCTGCCCTTTTTAACCGGTATGCAGCGCTGGTCGGATCTGAAAAAACTCAATCTCATTGAAGCTCTTAATAGCTTGCTGACGTATCCACAACAGCAACAACTCAACAGCTTAGCGCCCACCACCTTGGCTATTCCCACCGGACAGAATGTGCGCTTGGATTACACTGCAGAAAACGGCCCAGTCTTGGCCGCCAAGTTGCAAGCGCTGTTTGGCTGGCTCGACACGCCCACAGTGGCGGACGGTAAAGTCCCAGTGCTGATTCACCTGCTCTCTCCAGCACAAAGACCACTGGCGGTAACCGCTGATTTGGGTAACTTCTGGCGCAATGTCTATCCAGAAGTGCGCAAAGATGTACGCGGGCGTTATCCGAAACACCCCTGGCCGGAGGATCCATTGAGCGCACCAGCACAACAAGGCGTAAAGAAGCGTTACGAGTAA
- a CDS encoding 4a-hydroxytetrahydrobiopterin dehydratase, which translates to MIERSSATDITTALEALNQGSDAIWRIQDDKLYQEFKFPSFVAAFGFMTQVAILAEKANHHPEWFNVYNKVSISLTTHDAGGISTRDFALAKQISALIA; encoded by the coding sequence ATGATCGAACGTTCCAGTGCTACAGATATTACCACTGCCCTAGAAGCGCTTAATCAAGGCTCTGATGCTATATGGCGCATTCAGGATGATAAGTTGTATCAGGAGTTTAAATTCCCGAGCTTTGTTGCCGCGTTCGGTTTTATGACCCAGGTGGCGATTTTGGCTGAAAAAGCGAATCATCACCCAGAGTGGTTCAATGTGTACAACAAGGTCAGCATCAGCTTAACCACCCATGATGCGGGTGGTATTTCGACGCGGGATTTTGCCTTGGCTAAGCAGATATCGGCTTTGATTGCATAG
- a CDS encoding DUF3592 domain-containing protein, which translates to MSKPMRAAILRIFILLLLVCVGAFAWESARNAKMQPVTGQVLGTVYKSYIIGYKVQGQSYQLETRIGVVDALTGLGLLTAGATVPILVDPEQPYLALINTGNGRYGITLAFVFLLLIFMLVVLLSAMKTRLAARGQ; encoded by the coding sequence ATGAGTAAACCGATGCGCGCTGCCATATTACGGATTTTTATCCTGTTACTGCTAGTCTGTGTCGGTGCTTTTGCTTGGGAGTCGGCAAGGAATGCCAAAATGCAGCCTGTTACTGGGCAAGTTCTGGGTACTGTCTATAAAAGCTATATTATTGGCTATAAAGTGCAGGGGCAGAGCTATCAGTTGGAAACGCGTATCGGTGTGGTGGATGCCCTGACAGGGCTTGGCTTGCTAACCGCAGGCGCAACAGTACCCATCTTAGTCGATCCAGAGCAGCCCTATCTGGCGCTGATCAATACCGGCAATGGCCGTTACGGCATTACCTTGGCTTTTGTGTTTCTGCTGCTGATATTTATGCTAGTCGTGTTGCTATCGGCTATGAAGACAAGGTTAGCAGCTAGGGGGCAATAG